GGAGGAGCTTGGCTACCTCGATGACCCGGCCGACCGCCTCGGGATGTTGGACGGCCAGCGCATGCGCGCCGCTCGCGTCGTGCTCGACATTGGCGTGCACCTCGGCAAGATCCACCCCGAGACGGGTCAGGTCTGGACGAGCGACGACGCGTTCGCGTTCATGCGCAAGAACGTGAACATGAACGATGGCTTCGTGAACTTCGAGGTGAACCGCTACCTCGGCTGGCCCGGACAGGCGCCGTCGTACAAGGTCGGTCAGCGCATCTGGGAGAACCTGCGCGCCGAGATCAAGCAGCGCGAGGGCGCCGACTACAGCGACAAGGCATTCCACAAGCGCGCCCTCGACATCGGCGGTGTCGGCCTCGACACGCTGAAGTTCGCCCTGCTCGGCTGAGCGGACCGGTGACCGTGACGCCGCGCGTCGTGATCGCCGGGGCATCCGGCTTCATCGGCGATGCGGTCGCCCGCGACTACGCGGACCGCGGCTGGCAGATCGTGACGATCGGCCGCCGCGGTCCCGTCGCGTGGAGCGACGAGGCCGCCGTCATAGAGGCTGTAGATGGCGCTGACACGCTCATCAACCTCGCCGGGCGCAGCGTCAACTGTCGTTACACCGCAAAGAACCGCGCCGACATCCTGTCGTCGCGCGTGGACACGACCCGGCAGTTGAACGCCGCTGTGCGCGCGGTCGATCATCCGCCGCGGCTATGGCTCAACGCGTCGACGGCCACGATCTATCGCCATGCCACCGACCGCCCGCAGACCGAGTCGGAGGGAGACATTGGTACGCGGTTCAGTGAACAGGTTGCGTCGGCCTGGGAGTCGGCGCTGTTTGACGGCGACCTTCCTGGCACGCGGCGCGTCGCCCTGCGCTTGTCGATCGTGTTCGGAGCCGACGGGGGAGCGCTACCCCCGATCGTCCGGCTCGCCCGCCTCGGACTCGGCGGACCACAGCACGACGGGCCCTGGATGTCGACCCCGTCACGCCGCGCCGCAGGCATCCATCTGCAGCCCGGCACGTCTGGCGGCCGGCAAATGGTCAGTTGGATTCACATCGACGACGTCATCGCAGCCCTTCGATTTTTGGATGCGCGTGACGACATCGCAGGTGCCGTCAACATCACCGCGCCCCGCCCCGTCGATAACCGCACGCTCATGAAAACCGTGCGCCACCGCGTGGGACGACCGATTGGCCTGCCCGCCTTCCGCTTCATGCTCGAGCCGGCGATGGCGGTGCTGCGCACCGAGCCGGAGCTGGTGCTGAAGAGCCGGTGGGTGCTTCCCGAGCGGCTCGAAGAAGCGGGATTCTCGTTCGCGTATCCGGACCTCGATGAGGCGCTCGCGAGCATCCTGAATCGGGCGTAGCCCGCCGTTTGCCGCCTGCCCGCTCGCCACGCTAGGCTGGAGAGTCGTCTATTTGACGACGATCCTGTCCGCTTGCCCGGACGACATCCATTCTGCACCACGTCTTTCGGGCCTGAACCCTGTCCGCATCGGAGCAACCACTACATGACAACCGCAACGACCAACGCCCCCAAGCAGATCGCGATCAACGACATCGGGTCTGCCGAAGACTTCCTGGCGGCGGTCGAAGAGACCCTGAAGTTCTTCAACGACGGCGACCTCATCGAAGGAACCGTCGTGAAGATCGACCGCGACGAGGTTCTCCTCGACGTCGGCTACAAGACCGAGGGTGTTATTCCCTCCCGCGAACTGTCGATCAAGCACGACGTCGACCCGACCGAGGTCGTCTCGGTGGGCGACATGGTCGAGGCCCTCGTTCTCCAGAAGGAGGACAAGGAAGGCCGCCTCATCCTGTCGAAGAAGCGCGCCCAGTACGAGCGCGCCTGGGGTGACGTCGAGAAGATCAAGGACTCCGACGGCGTCGTCACCGGCACCGTCATCGAGGTCGTCAAGGGCGGCCTTATCGTCGACATCGGCCTGCGCGGCTTCCTCCCCGCGTCGCTCATCGAGCTGCGCCGCGTTCGCGACCTGACCCCGTACCTCGGCCAGGAGATCGAGGCGAAGATCCTCGAGCTCGACAAGAACCGCAACAACGTCGTCCTGTCGCGCCGCGCGCTGCTCGAGCAGACGCAGTCCGAGAGCCGCTCGAACTTCCTCAACGCGCTGGCCAAGGGTCAGGTGCGCAAGGGTGTTGTGTCGTCGATCGTGAACTTCGGTGCGTTCGTCGACCTTGGCGGCGTCGACGGTCTCGTCCACGTCTCCGAGCTCAGCTGGAAGCACATCGAGCACGCCAGCGAGGTCGTCGAGGTGGGCCAGGAGGTCACCGTCGAGATCCTCGAGGTCGACCTCGACCGCGAGCGCGTGTCGC
The sequence above is a segment of the Microcella alkaliphila genome. Coding sequences within it:
- the rpsA gene encoding 30S ribosomal protein S1 codes for the protein MTTATTNAPKQIAINDIGSAEDFLAAVEETLKFFNDGDLIEGTVVKIDRDEVLLDVGYKTEGVIPSRELSIKHDVDPTEVVSVGDMVEALVLQKEDKEGRLILSKKRAQYERAWGDVEKIKDSDGVVTGTVIEVVKGGLIVDIGLRGFLPASLIELRRVRDLTPYLGQEIEAKILELDKNRNNVVLSRRALLEQTQSESRSNFLNALAKGQVRKGVVSSIVNFGAFVDLGGVDGLVHVSELSWKHIEHASEVVEVGQEVTVEILEVDLDRERVSLSLKATQEDPWQVFARTHAIGQIAPGKVTKLVPFGAFVRVADGIEGLVHISELSSKHVELAEQVVSVGDEVFVKVIDIDLERRRISLSLKQANEGVDPEGTEFDPAVYGMPTEYDEQGNYKYPDGFDPESGEWKDGFEEQRTKWEQDYAAAQARWEAHKKQVAQSITDEAELEAAPAAGSFSSDSAGSGTLADDESLAALREKLSGN
- a CDS encoding epimerase, whose translation is MTPRVVIAGASGFIGDAVARDYADRGWQIVTIGRRGPVAWSDEAAVIEAVDGADTLINLAGRSVNCRYTAKNRADILSSRVDTTRQLNAAVRAVDHPPRLWLNASTATIYRHATDRPQTESEGDIGTRFSEQVASAWESALFDGDLPGTRRVALRLSIVFGADGGALPPIVRLARLGLGGPQHDGPWMSTPSRRAAGIHLQPGTSGGRQMVSWIHIDDVIAALRFLDARDDIAGAVNITAPRPVDNRTLMKTVRHRVGRPIGLPAFRFMLEPAMAVLRTEPELVLKSRWVLPERLEEAGFSFAYPDLDEALASILNRA